Genomic DNA from Providencia sp. PROV188:
TGATCAACTTATTAGCGTTAATCAGTTCCCTGTATGTGATGAACGTGTATGACCGCGTGATCCCAAACCAAGCTTACGAAACCTTATGGGTACTGACCATCGGTGTTGTGCTGGCAATTGGTTTTGAGTTTCTCGCCAAAATGTTGCGATCTTATCTATTAGATATCGCAGGGAAAAAAGCGGACATTGTGATCAGCGCGATGCTCTTCCACCGCGTGATGGGGATCCGCCTTGATAAGCGCCCAGCCTCATCGGGATCGTATGCGAACAACTTACGTGACTTCGAATCCATTCGTGAATTTATGACCAGCGCGAGTTTATTAGCCCTCGTCGATCTACCCTTTATTTTGCTGTTTATCGGCGTAATCAGCATGATTGGTGGCTACCTAGCATTAGTGCCACTGACCATTATCCCGATTGTAGTGATCGCAGGTCTTTTGATTCAAAAGCCACTGGCGAAAGGGATCAACGCCTCAATGAAAGAAACATCTCAACGCCAAGGCTTAGCGGTGGAATCCATTGAAGGGATCGAAACCTTAAAGCTGAATAATGCGGTGAATTGGGCGCAACAACGCTGGGAAATGCTTACAGAGAAAACGGCATTTTCATCCATCGCCGTGCGCAATCTAACCAATTTTATGGTCAATTTCAGTGCGGCGATGCAGCAGCTCAATACCGTCGGTTTAGTGTGCTTGGGAACTTACCTGATCCATGCGAATGATGTGAACTCGCGTATTACGATGGGGGCGCTGATCGCCAGCGTGATCTTATCTGGTCGAGCATTAGCGCCACTGGGACAAATTGCGGGTCTGGCCACACGTTTCCAATCAGCGCGTATGGCATTAGCCGGCGTACGAAATATCTTTAGCCGTCCTATCGAGCGTGAAGATCATAAAAAATACATTTCACCAACTGCAGTTCACGGGGCATTACAACTGGCGAATGTGACTTATCAATATAGTAAAGATGGGCAGCCTGCATTAAACAACATTAATTTAGAGATCAAAGCGGGAGAGAAAGTCGCGATCCTCGGCAAAATCGGTGGTGGAAAAAGTACATTACTTAAATTACTCACCGGGCTATATGAACAGCAGCAAGGGAATATTAGCTTAGATGATCTCGATAT
This window encodes:
- a CDS encoding type I secretion system permease/ATPase, which translates into the protein MNIINNLSLVTKRLGYTLSPEILLAQTKRTESKSFDYASLASVLNSHQFDNQIIEIDLHKIPTIAAPFLVLLANNESVVISKIEDGEHGRHFEILTEEGLRQTLSVKDLAANYSGYSWFIKRNIRSETRSEIDKYETSGFWKVIWRYKKYYYQVIVASFVINLLALISSLYVMNVYDRVIPNQAYETLWVLTIGVVLAIGFEFLAKMLRSYLLDIAGKKADIVISAMLFHRVMGIRLDKRPASSGSYANNLRDFESIREFMTSASLLALVDLPFILLFIGVISMIGGYLALVPLTIIPIVVIAGLLIQKPLAKGINASMKETSQRQGLAVESIEGIETLKLNNAVNWAQQRWEMLTEKTAFSSIAVRNLTNFMVNFSAAMQQLNTVGLVCLGTYLIHANDVNSRITMGALIASVILSGRALAPLGQIAGLATRFQSARMALAGVRNIFSRPIEREDHKKYISPTAVHGALQLANVTYQYSKDGQPALNNINLEIKAGEKVAILGKIGGGKSTLLKLLTGLYEQQQGNISLDDLDIRQIDPIFLRSKVGMLTQKPRLFFGTLRENLDLARLDGYSSDDDLVRALKRFQLDKIIRQHPAGLDMPLGEDGLGLSGGQKQMVALAQLTLHNPNVVLLDEPTTGIDVDTEKLVLDALEAWTKDKTLIVVTHKLPILRLVDRIIVMDEGKILIDGPKQKVLKALGQTEQATGTVTTDKPAPQSAPQVRVVSQVRRVINKEEGAI